From Malaciobacter mytili LMG 24559:
CTTTTTTAGCAAGATTTCCATGTCCTAACTCTCTTCTTCCTACTCCAAACATAGGTTTTGCTTCACCAACTGAAAAACCTGGGAAGTTATAATGAACCATAAAGTTTTCCATAGAAGTTGATTTATCAGTTAAAACTTCATACATTTGTCCATCTTTAGGTCCTGCAATTGTACCTACAACTAAAGCTTGAGTTTCACCCCTTGTAAATAAACAAGAAGAGTGAGTTGATGGTAAAATATTTGTTTCAATACAAATTGGTCTAACATCTTTTAGCCCTCTACCATCTGCTCTTACTTTTTCATCAACTATCATTGCTCTTACAATTTCTCTTTTTACAATAGAAACTGCTTCATATATTTCACTATATGAAATTTCATTTTCTAAAGAGTAAGTATCTGTTGAGATTAGTTTTGCAACTTCTTTTAACTCAACTGCTCTTTCACTTTTTGCTAATTTTTTAATAGCCTCTTTTATATTATTTGAATAATTTTCTTTTACATATTCAATAATCTTTTCATCTATTGTAAATTGAACTAATTCAACTTCTTTTTTCTCTTTACAAACAATCTCAAATCCATTTTCGTATGTAGTATTTACTTCATTTAAAACTTTTTGAGCTAAAGAAATTGCTTCAACTAAATCATCTTCACTCATCTCATTTGTTTTATGAACTTTAGTAAAAGCTTCAATATCTACTTCCACCATCTCTTCATTTGAAATAGCTTTCATTTCTATCATTAAAAGTTCTTCTTTTGAACCTGCTACATATAAATCTAAAGTAGATTGTTCTAATTGAGAAGCTGTTGGATTTACAATATATTCTCCTTCAACCTTCCCTATTCTTACCCCTGCAACTGATTTTTTTACAGGAATATTTGAAGTATACAGTGCTGCACTTGCTGCATTTAAACTTAAAACTTGTAGGTCAACATCTTTATCTGCACTAAGTACCATTACTGTAATAGTAGTAGGATATACATATCCTTTAGGGAAAAGGGGTCTTAAACTTCTATCAATTACTCTTGAAGTTAAAGTTTCAAATTCACTAGGTTTTGATTCTCTTTTAATAAATCCTCCTGGTAATTTTGCAGCTGCATATGTCTTTTCAACATATTGAACAGTAAGTGGAGTAAAATCCTCTTCTACTGGATTATCAAATTCACTTACTACGGTTGCAAGTACTACTGCATTACCTAATTTTGCTAAAACAGAACCATTTGATTGTTTTGCTACTTTATTAAATTCAAAAAACTCTCTTTTCCCATTTAATTCAAACTCACACACTGTTGACATACATTTTTCCTTTATTTAAGTTTTTTTATATCTTCAAAATTTATATTTTCTAATTTGTCATAGTAAAAATCTATAAAAATAAAATGATCTAATTTTTTTACATAATACAAATCATCAGCAATAGACTCTATAGTTGGAACACTTGCACTTGGTAATATAGGTGTTGCAACAGATACAGATTTTGCACCAAGATTAATAGCAGTTTTAATACAAGCCATCATTGTAAGACCTGTATTTAACCCTTCATCCACTAATAAAACATTCTTATTTTCTAAAGACTTTATAGTATCACCTTCTCTATAAAGTTTTACAGTTTTTAATAATTGTTTTTCATAAATTTGTTTAGATTTTGCAAAGATAAAATCCAAACTAATTTCAAAAGATTTAGCTAACTCTTCATGAATAACTACCTCTTCTGTTTCAGTAACAATTGCAATTTCACAATCTTCATTATTTGGAGCCATAATTTTACTTGTAAATAAAACATCAAAATTTGACTCCAATCTATTTGCAATTATTTTAGCAATAGGAACACCTCCATAAGAGGCAGCTATTACAGTCCACTCTTCAAGTTTCATACTCTCAATTGGAAGAACATCTAATAGTCTAAAAGCAGCTACATCCCTATTTTTAAAATATATTTGTTCATTTTGCATAAATTACTCTCTATTATCTTTTACTTTATAATTTTGCTGAATTCCACCAATTGGTTTTAATAATAGTTGCACATAAAAAACATCTTGTTTTTTTCTAGTATATAATTCACTTGAACTAGCTTTAATTTCTTTTTCTAATCTAAAATCCAATTCCCAACATCTATCTAATATACTAAATAAAATACCTTGTTTACTTCTTAGCTTATCTTTAATATTATAGTTTTCATAATATCCAATTTTATAATCATTTGAAATAGTATAATTTGCATTGATATTATATGATTCCAAATCCTCTTTTCCAGAGTTTGGAGTATCTTTAGACATATAATAACTTAAAGTTAAAATAAAATCTTCATAGCTTAAAGTAAAAGCTGTTGAGTTTTCAATAAAAGTATTATCTTCATGATTATAAATTACTTTATTAGAAATTGTTCCTAAGAAATAGTTATAAATAATCTCATTTTCTAAATTTTGTAATTTTGGATTATTAAAATTATCAAAAGCGATTGATTGTTTTAATTTATGATTAATTATCTGTCTTAAATCCTCAATATCATAAAAAGATTGATTTAAAGCCAATTCAATAGCTCTTTTTGTCTCATTAATAGGAAATACGCTTAATTCATTTGTAGAAGTATTTATACTATATAAATCTCCTGTTTTTTCCAATGTTGTTGCATCCACATAACTAGCAGATAAGTTCATTGTATGAATAAAACTATCATAAGGCTTTAATAAGTCTGTACTTAATCCTAAAGTTGTAATATTTTCAACAAAAGTTCCATCTTTTAATTTTAAATCAGTATTTGAATATTTATAGTGATTTAATACTGTCTCATTTTTTATTATAAATTGTAAATAATCATCAAAAAGTGGTATAGAATAAGAAATTGGAATATTTAAATCATATTTTTGAGCTGTAATTCCTTCATCTCTTGTATGATTTGTATATCTTGTATCAATTGAATATAAAAGATTATCTAAAAATGCTGGTTGTGAATACTTATGAAAATGCAATTGTGGTAGTTCTTGCATAGTTGTTCTATTTGATTCAAGTGACATATCTTTATAATGTCTAAAATATAACCCTGAATAATAGTTTGAAGTATTATAAAAATAGTTGATTTTCGATTCTACTTTTTTCTCTTCATCTTCATTATAATCTCTATCTTCAATATTTCTATACTCTATATCATTAAAATATTTTGCATCAACATATAAGCCATCTTGAGACTCATCATTTGAGAAAAGTTTTGTTCTTTCATATTTTATTTCCCAACCATAATGCTCTTGATTTCTTAATTCTTCTTCTTCAAAATAATCAGATTTTTCTTTAAAATATCCAGTTCCAATACTTAAATTTGAATATTTTGAATCTGCCATTCTAAAATACCCATAAATACCTTTACCTCTATTTGTTCTAATTTGAGGAATAATTTCAAAATCATAATTTTCAGCAGGTGCAATAAAAATTGGTTGAACATATACAAAACCTTCATTTTTACCATACCCCACAGTTGGAAGTAAAAGACCTGTTCTTCTACTTCTATCTGTTGAAAAACCAAAATAAGGTGTATATAAAACAGGAATATCTTTAATATATAATCTTGTATTAAAAGCATGAAGCCATTTTGTTTCAGAATTATATTTTGCACTTGAAGCTTTAATACTCCAAGTTGGATCTTCACAATCACAACTTGATAAAACAGAGTCTTCTAAAGTAATAATCTCTTTATCTTTTTTAGATTCTTTTGAGTTTATCCAGATATTTCCAGCATTTTCAAAAATTAAACTAGGTTTTTGATATAAAGCATTGTTTGTATTATCTAAAAATGCATAATCACTTTGTGTTTGGATTTTATTATCTTTTATAATTAAAACATCATCAAAAAATTCAAAAGTATCATTTTTTTGATTGTATACAACTTTTTTTGCACTTGCATAATAACTAGAAGAGAAGATAACAACATCTCCAGTGGCGATAATACTATCATTTTCACTATCTACATTATTTGCAACAATTTGAAATTTTTCACTATTAAGGTCTTTTGCACTAACTTTGCTGCATAAGGCAACTAAACAAATAAATACTAATTTCTTAAACATTAACTACCAGCGTCCTACCAAATTTATCATGAAAAGTTTGTCTTCCATCATTAAAAAATCCAATTAAAAATCCAATATAAAAAAACATTTCACTAAAAATTCTTCCAATAGATCTTAACATTGAAGATAGTAAAGAAACTCTTCCTAAGTTATTATAATCAATTACTCTTATTTTAACAATAATTTTCCCTATTGTAGCTCCATAATACCATACAAAAAAACTTTGATAAATGAATTTAATAAAAAGAATAGGTAATAAAAATTGATTCATAATAGCTAAAACTATAGCAGCATCATTTGCTGATGCTGCTACACTATCCCAAAAAACTATTAATACTAGAAACGTAATTAAGAAATCATCAATAATAAAAGCCATAGCTCTTGATATCATTGATGCTAATTGTAAATCTGTATTATTTGAAGTATTCATAAACTTACTTTAATGCCTGATAAGCAATATCTGTTCTACATTTTTTACCAGCAAAATGAACTTGCCCACATAAAGCATAAGCTCTATCTCTTGCTTGTTTAATACTTTTCCCAAATCCAACACAAACAAGAACTCTTCCACCAGTTGCCATAAGTTTACCATCAATTTTCTCTACACCAGCAAAAGAGATATGTGTATTATTTAAAATATCTTCATCTACTATTTCATCAACAATAATTTCAGCAGGCTCACTACTTGAATAAGGATAGTTTCCACTTGCCATTACAACCCCAACTGCAAATTCATCTTTAATTTTAATATCCAATGAATCTAAATCTTTTGTAGCACCTTTATAAAAAAGCTCAGAAACAGGAGTTTGTAGTAAAGGCATAAGAATTTCACACTCAGGATCACCAAATCTTACATTATACTCAAGTACAATTGGTTCACCTTTTACAACCATGATTCCAATAAATAATACCCCTTCAAAAGCAGCATTTTCTTTTCTCATTCCCTCTAAAGTAGGTTTAATTACTCTTTCTTCAACTTTTTTATAAATTTCATCATTTACTAAAGGTGTAGGGGCATATGCTCCCATTCCACCAGTATTTGGACCTGTATCATTATCCCCTACTCTTTTATGATCTTGAGCAGCAGGTAATACTTTATAATTTACTCCATCACAAATTGCAAAAATAGATAGTTCATATCCATCTAAAAACTCTTCAATTACTACATTTGTTCCTGCTTCACCAAAAGAGTTTCCATTTAGCATTTCAGAGGCTGCTTCTTTAGCTTCTTGTTTAGTTGAAGCTATGATTACACCTTTTCCTGCACATAAACCATCTGCTTTTACAACTATTGGCTCATTCATTGTATCAATAAAAGCATGAGCTTCTTGCTCATTTGTTGTTTCAATAAAAGCTGCTGTTGGAATATTATATTTTTTAAGAATATTTTTCATATAAGCTTTTGAACCTTCAAGTCTAGCTGCTGCACGACTAGGTCCAAAAATTGTTAAGTTATGTTTTCTAAATATATCAACTACACCATCAACTAATGGAGCTTCAGGACCTACAATTGTTAAATCAATATTATTATCTTTTGCCCATAAAGCTAACTCTTCATAATCTTTTATATTAATATTTTTACCTAAGTTCTCAGTAGCACCATTTCCTGGTGTAAAAAATAAAGTATGTTTTTTCTCATTAAAAATACTAAGACCTATAGAGTATTCTCTCCCACCACTTCCAAGAATTAATATATTCACTAGATTTCCTTAAATTAGTTTGTAGTTTCCAAGTAGCCGTTAACCATCAAAATGGCCCACAAAAGCCAAAAACAGGAGTAAGAACTCTATATTAGGAACGCAAACATATTGAAGCATTACACACCATATAGTTACAATTACTCACAAAAATACAGTATTCGGACCCTCAACAATGGATATCCCGAACTACTTAGATATAATTATTTTACCTAATTATGCTTGAAGTAAAGATTAAAATTATAAATTCTTAGCAAGTTTTATACACTCTTCTATTGCTGTGGAATTACTCACTTTATATTTTATTTCTTTTGGCAAAAATTTTGCTGTTGTATTTCCAATTACAATAGCTTCAAAAGAGCTTCTCCAACTATATTTTTTAAAAAAACACTCAATTGAAGAAGGTGAAGTAAAGATAAAAATAGAGTTATCTTTTAAGTTTGTATTTAATTCTTTATTACATACCGTTTCATATATGGCAATATCTTCTATTTGAATATTATTTGATTTTAAAATCTCTACTAAATTTGAAACAGTTCTTGATGCTTTTAAATATAAAACCTTTTTATTTTTTAAAACAGATAAAAGTTCATAAGCAAATTCATTTCCATGACCACTATTACCTACAAAATCTACCTTTCCTCCTACTTTTTCAATAATTTGTGCAGTTTTTTTTGCTATTGCATAACAAGGAAGATTTTTCCACTGTTTATTAAAAGAATCAATAGAATAAACGGCATTTTTAGAAGTAAAAATAATTGCATCATATCTATTAAAATCAATTTGTTTTTTAAGATAATTTATTTTAAATACTTCTAAATTTTCCACATTAGGGAACTTTAAATTGCTTAAAAGATAGATATTTTTCATATCTTAACCTTGAAAAGACTCTTCATTATCCTCTTCTCTTTGTCCTTTTTTTCTTGCTAAAATATGAATTGGTGTACCTTCAAAATTAATATTATCTCTTAAATAATTAATTAAATATCTTTTATAAGAGAAGTGTAAAAGATTTGGTTTATTCATAATAAGAGCTATTCTTGGCGGTTTTGATTCAAACTGTGTTGTATAATAAATTCTTAAATAATTACCATTTGGACTTGGAAGGGCGTGTCTAATTACTGCTTCTTCTACAATTTTATTTAAAGTAGCTGTTGGTATTCTTTGAGAATAATTATTATATATTTCAATTATTTTATCTTTTAATCTTCCAATACTTCTTCCTGTTTTAGCTGAAACAGCAATAATTGGAGCATAATATAAAAATTTAAATTTACTTCTTACAGTCTCTTCAAACTTTTTAAAAGTATCCATATTTTCATCCCATTTATTAAGTACAATAATAGTACCTAATCCATATTCATCCACAAGTCCAGCAATTTTTTCATCTAAATCTACTAATGTTTCAGAGGCATCAAGAACAACCAATGCAAGATTTGCTTTTTCTAGCATCTCTTTAGTTCTCATTAGGGCGTATTTTTCTATTCCTTCAATTTTACCTCTTCTTCTAAGACCTGCTGTATCAACAAAAGTAATAGTTTTTCCTTCATATTCAAAAGCTTCATCAACTGGGTCAATTGTTGTTCCTGCTATTGGTGAAACTACTGATCTTTCTTCTCCTAATAAAGCATTTAAGATTGAACTTTTCCCCACATTTGTTCTTCCAATAATTGCTACATTAATTTTATCATCGCAATCTTCTTCTTGCTCTTCGTCATCTTCTTCATAAATTTCTTCTATATACTCTTCTTCAAACTCTTCTTCATCTTCAAAATAATCATCATCATCTTGTCCTTTTTTCTCTTCTTTAAGAGTTTGTAAGGCTAAAGCTATCTCTTCTTCACTTGGTGGTAAATCTTTTGCTATCCATTCAAATAGTTTTTTAGTACCTCTATTATGAGAAACTGAGATACCAAAAAGGTTTTCATCATCAATACCAAATTCATAAAAAGACCAAAGTCTTTCTTTTTCTTTATCATTATCAATTTTATTAACAACTAGAGCTAATCTTTTACCTAAATCCTGAAGCTCATAAAATAGTTCTTTATCCTTATCATCTGGTATTCTTTTCCCATCTACCATAAAAAGTATTATATCAGCCTCTTTTGCACACTCAATTGCTTTTCTTTTTACATTACTAAAAATTGCATCATTTGTTTCATCAATTCCTCCTGTATCAAGCATTAAGGCTTTTCTTCCTAAAACTTCAACTTCATGCTTTCTAATATCTCTTGTTGTACCAGCTAAGTCTGAAACAATTGCTATTCTTTTTTTAGCAATTCTATTAAATAGAGAACTTTTCCCTACATTTGGTTGTCCAATTAAAGCAATTTTTTTTAATGGTTCTTTCATTTTTTCTATTTCCTATTTTTTCTAAATTAAAAAAGGTATTAGCAAAATTGCTAATACCTCTTAAATTATATTAATATCTTCTATTAATATAATCCAAATTTTCCTTCTTCTTTAGTTTTATAAAGAACTCTTAAGTTATCATCTTTGTCATAAAATACTTTAAATACTGCATCAGATGCTTTTAAATCATTTAAAGCTTCTTCAATATCTATAGGTTTGTAAGAAGTTAATCTAACTGGAACAATTTCATTTTCAAGTTTTTCTAACTCGTTAGCAATTTTATCTTCAACAGCTGAAGCTTCAACCTCAGATAATTTAGTTGCTTTGTGTCCACTTATTTTATCATGATGTCTTCTTAAAACTTTAGATACTCTATCAACTGCAATATCAATAGCAGCGTATAGATCTTTATCTTTTTGTTTTACAACAATAGTATCTAGATGAGCGATATTTAAAGTAAATTCAAATGTAAATGCTTTTTTACCATTTTTTTCATCTTGAGAGATAATTGAGTTAACAGATATAATATCTAAGTTATATTTTTTGAAAATCTCTACAGAACTATTAATATAATCTTTAATTGGCTCTGTTAGTTCTATGTGTCTTCCTACAATACTTGTATTCATAACATACTCCTTAATATATATTTTAGATATTCTAACATAAAGAAGATAAATAATCCATACAAAAATAATTATTAATCTTAACTATTCGCAATTAATTGTTTCAAACCTGCAAATTATATTTGTTTTCTAGCTTTTAATAGTTAAAATAACTATATAAAATAACACTTTTTATTTTCAGGCCATTAAAATTATTTTTATTTATAATAGTAGATTTAAGTAAATAAAATAAAAAAAATAAGAGTTCAAATAATAATTTAACTTAAAACTCATATAAATGTGAAAAATTAGAAAATAAATAATTAGTGTCAAGTTTATCTGTATTTAAAAGAGATTAAAAAGGTTTATTTTAAAGTTTATTTTTATTGAAAAAGCTACTATATTTACTGTTTCTTTACTAAAAAATAAGATAATATTTCTAGTAAAAAACAGTAAAAATCAACTAAATTAAAATATCTCTATTTCCTTTAGCATTAGCTTCTGATAGAACACCTGTTTTTTCAAGTTGTTCTACAATTGTAGCAGCTCTATTGTAGCCTATTCGGAGTTTTCTTTGAATATATGAAATAGAAGTTTTTCTATCTACTAGAACAACTTCTTTTGCATCCTCATAAAGCTCATCTAATTCACTTAGTTCAACACCTGATGAATCAGAGATATTTGAAGTTGCCCTATCTTTTACAAAATTCATATCATATTCAACTTCTCTTTGATCTTTTAAAAATTCCACAACTTTTTCAATTTCATTTTCCATTGACCAAGGGGCATGAATCCTAACAAGACCTGACATTCCAGGAGGTGTAAATAGCATATCTCCTCTTCCTAGTAAAGACTCAGCACCCATAGAATCCAAAATAATTTTAGAATCTACTTTTTGCCCTACTTTATAAGATAATCTACTAGGTAAATTAGCTTTAATAAGTCCTGTTACAACATCAACAGATGGCCTTTGTGTTGCAACGATTAAATGTATTCCAGATGCTCTTGCCATTTGTGCAAGTCTTGCAATTGAGTGTTCTACATCTTTTCCACTTGTCATCATTAAATCTGCTAACTCATCAATAACTACAACTATATAAGGGAAAGGATCATATTTTTCTTTTTTTGCTTTTTCATTATAGTTTTCAATATTCTTTGTCTTTGTTTTTGACATTAAAGTATATCTTCTTTCCATTTCAGCAACCATATTTGATAAAGCATTAATAGCATCTGTTGCTTTTGTAATAACAGGTGTTAATAAATGAGGAATATCATTATACATAGAAAACTCTAGCATTTTTGGATCAATCATTACAAGTTTTAAGTTATCTGGTGAATTTTTATATAATAGTGATAAAATCATCGCATTTATACCCACAGATTTTCCAGAACCTGTTGTTCCCGCTATTAAAAGGTGTGGTAACTTTTTTAAATCTGTTACAAAAGGTTTACCTACAATATCTTTTCCTAAAATCATAGTTAAAGGAGATTTTGCATTTTGAAAAATTTCACTTTCTAAAAGCTCTTTTATATATATTGTTTGCATATCTTCATTAGGTACTTCAATTCCCACAACATCTTTTCCTGGAATTGGAGCTTGAATTCTAATTGTTTGAGCTTTAAGTGCCATTGCTAAGTCATCTTGTAAATTTAAAATTTTAGATACTTTTACATTTGGTGCTGGTTTAAACTCAAAAGTTGTTACAACAGGACCTGTATATGTTCTTACAACATCACCTTCAATTTTAAACATTGCTAATTTATCTAATAAATCACCAATTTTTCTATCAATAACAGCTTCAGAAATTTTTGATTTTTTATCCTTAGGAGGATTTTGAAAAAAACTTGTAGAAGGAAGTTCAAAATCTTTAGGTTTTTCAGTTTTTCCTAATTCTATTTCATCTAGAAGTTTTTTATTTTCTTCCAATTCATCTACTATTATTCCATGTTGTTGTGCACTAGTTAAATCTTCTTCTATTTTACTTAACTCATCAAAAGAGTTTGGCTGATTTTCTATTTCAACAATCTCTTCAGCTTCTTCATTAGAAAATGAAGCTTTAAGCTCTTCGATATTCTCAATATTTTCAAATGTAGGTTCAATTAAAATCTCAGCAGTATCTCCATGCTCTCTAACTGTAACAGCTTTAGGTTCATCTTTTCTTTTTTCTCTTTTTTTAATATCATTTCTTTTAAGCTCTACTCTTTTAGTTTCCTCTTTTTTTGCAGGAAATTTAGGCATTTTTACGTTAAAAGAAGGCATAGAAAAATTGTTACTTTCAAATAAAACTGTTATAGTTATAATAAAACCAACCAAAACAAAAATCCAAAGTCCCGCATTTCCTATAAAAGGAGATAATTCACTTACAATAATATTCCCAATAAGCCCACTATAGGCTTTTGTTGAAACAACTAAAGATTGTAAAGTTAAAGAACTAAATAAAAGTAAAAAAACAACCATTAATTTTAAGATAAAATCATTTGTATCAAAATAATCTTTAAAATTAATTTGATATAGTGGATATAAAAGCAAAAGAAGATAGACATAAGATAAATATCCAAAGTATTTATGTGACATTTGAGCAAATAAAAACCCTATTTTTCCCACACTTTGTTGATTTGTCACAAATATAGAAAATTCTAAATATATAATAATAAAAAGAAAAATTAGAGATAATATTTTTTTAACTATGGTAAAGCCTTTCTATTTTAATAATTTTGCAATTCTACCTTGCAGTTTTAACCAAGTTTTATGTTCCATTAAAGGAAAACCTGCCCAAGACATCTTAGGAGTTGTAATTGATTTTGTAACCCCTCCTCTTGCAGCAATTGTTGTAAAAGCAGCAACTTCTAAATGACCTGCTGTTCCACTTTGACCGCCCATTATAACATACTCTTTTAATACAGTTGAGCCAGATAGTCCAACTTGTCCAGTTAATATAGTACCTTTTCCTAATTTACAATTATGGCCTATATGAACTAAATTGTCAATTCTTACTCCATTTTCAATTATTGTTGATTTAAAAGCAGCTCTATCAATAGCACAATTTGCACCAATTTCAACATCATCACCAATTATAACATTTCCATTTTGATAAATTTTAATATATTTACCATCTTTTGTATTTGCAAATCCAAAACCATCACTTCCAATAACAGTTCCTGCATGAATTATACAATCACTTCCAATTTCACAATCTCTATATATTGTAACATTTGGATAAATTACAGTATTACTACCTATTTTTACATTATCACCTATAAAACTACCAGCCATAATAGTACAAGAATCACCAATAACTGTATTTTTACCTATAAAAACATTTTCTTGAATAATAGTTTCTTCACCTATAATTGGCTTTTTACCATCTATTTCTACAATTTTAGCAGCAAAAAATTTACTAGCTTTTGCTAAATTTAAATATGGTTCTTCACAAATTAAAGCAATAGTATTTTTTGGAACTTTAGAAGCATATTCAGCTTTTACAAAAACTGCACCTGCATTTGTCTTTTCTAAATCATTTATATATTTTTTATTTTCTAAAAAAGAGATTTCATTTTTATTTGAATCAATTAAAGTATTTAAAGAAGTAATTTCTAAATCATATTCACATTTTATATCTAATGCTTGAGCTAAATCTTTTAAGTTCATTTATATATTCCTTTCAAGCAAAAGATAAGAGTTAAGTTCTCTTATCTTTCCATTGCAACAACACCACTTTTTACTACTT
This genomic window contains:
- the purD gene encoding phosphoribosylamine--glycine ligase; this encodes MNILILGSGGREYSIGLSIFNEKKHTLFFTPGNGATENLGKNINIKDYEELALWAKDNNIDLTIVGPEAPLVDGVVDIFRKHNLTIFGPSRAAARLEGSKAYMKNILKKYNIPTAAFIETTNEQEAHAFIDTMNEPIVVKADGLCAGKGVIIASTKQEAKEAASEMLNGNSFGEAGTNVVIEEFLDGYELSIFAICDGVNYKVLPAAQDHKRVGDNDTGPNTGGMGAYAPTPLVNDEIYKKVEERVIKPTLEGMRKENAAFEGVLFIGIMVVKGEPIVLEYNVRFGDPECEILMPLLQTPVSELFYKGATKDLDSLDIKIKDEFAVGVVMASGNYPYSSSEPAEIIVDEIVDEDILNNTHISFAGVEKIDGKLMATGGRVLVCVGFGKSIKQARDRAYALCGQVHFAGKKCRTDIAYQALK
- a CDS encoding phosphoribosyltransferase; the encoded protein is MQNEQIYFKNRDVAAFRLLDVLPIESMKLEEWTVIAASYGGVPIAKIIANRLESNFDVLFTSKIMAPNNEDCEIAIVTETEEVVIHEELAKSFEISLDFIFAKSKQIYEKQLLKTVKLYREGDTIKSLENKNVLLVDEGLNTGLTMMACIKTAINLGAKSVSVATPILPSASVPTIESIADDLYYVKKLDHFIFIDFYYDKLENINFEDIKKLK
- a CDS encoding LPS-assembly protein LptD is translated as MFKKLVFICLVALCSKVSAKDLNSEKFQIVANNVDSENDSIIATGDVVIFSSSYYASAKKVVYNQKNDTFEFFDDVLIIKDNKIQTQSDYAFLDNTNNALYQKPSLIFENAGNIWINSKESKKDKEIITLEDSVLSSCDCEDPTWSIKASSAKYNSETKWLHAFNTRLYIKDIPVLYTPYFGFSTDRSRRTGLLLPTVGYGKNEGFVYVQPIFIAPAENYDFEIIPQIRTNRGKGIYGYFRMADSKYSNLSIGTGYFKEKSDYFEEEELRNQEHYGWEIKYERTKLFSNDESQDGLYVDAKYFNDIEYRNIEDRDYNEDEEKKVESKINYFYNTSNYYSGLYFRHYKDMSLESNRTTMQELPQLHFHKYSQPAFLDNLLYSIDTRYTNHTRDEGITAQKYDLNIPISYSIPLFDDYLQFIIKNETVLNHYKYSNTDLKLKDGTFVENITTLGLSTDLLKPYDSFIHTMNLSASYVDATTLEKTGDLYSINTSTNELSVFPINETKRAIELALNQSFYDIEDLRQIINHKLKQSIAFDNFNNPKLQNLENEIIYNYFLGTISNKVIYNHEDNTFIENSTAFTLSYEDFILTLSYYMSKDTPNSGKEDLESYNINANYTISNDYKIGYYENYNIKDKLRSKQGILFSILDRCWELDFRLEKEIKASSSELYTRKKQDVFYVQLLLKPIGGIQQNYKVKDNRE
- a CDS encoding polyribonucleotide nucleotidyltransferase, whose product is MSTVCEFELNGKREFFEFNKVAKQSNGSVLAKLGNAVVLATVVSEFDNPVEEDFTPLTVQYVEKTYAAAKLPGGFIKRESKPSEFETLTSRVIDRSLRPLFPKGYVYPTTITVMVLSADKDVDLQVLSLNAASAALYTSNIPVKKSVAGVRIGKVEGEYIVNPTASQLEQSTLDLYVAGSKEELLMIEMKAISNEEMVEVDIEAFTKVHKTNEMSEDDLVEAISLAQKVLNEVNTTYENGFEIVCKEKKEVELVQFTIDEKIIEYVKENYSNNIKEAIKKLAKSERAVELKEVAKLISTDTYSLENEISYSEIYEAVSIVKREIVRAMIVDEKVRADGRGLKDVRPICIETNILPSTHSSCLFTRGETQALVVGTIAGPKDGQMYEVLTDKSTSMENFMVHYNFPGFSVGEAKPMFGVGRRELGHGNLAKKALEATIDKDFSETIRLVSEILESNGSSSMATVCGGSLALKAAGIPISNLVAGVAMGMVVEGNKYSVLTDIMGLEDHDGDMDFKVAGTKEGITALQMDIKLGGIELEVLKEALLQAKEGRMHILGLMEEAAQEIVPSEALPLVEQFAIDPSKIMVIIGKAGATIKEIIEKFSVSIDLDRDSGNVKVSGENKQNVLDACEHIKTISNNASSKKDNVKNLDFEKLYQVDEVLEGKVERITDFGAFISLPKGGEGLLHISKISKERVNNVSDVLKVSDTVEIKVLNVKKDRIELASALL
- the hpf gene encoding ribosome hibernation-promoting factor, HPF/YfiA family; this translates as MNTSIVGRHIELTEPIKDYINSSVEIFKKYNLDIISVNSIISQDEKNGKKAFTFEFTLNIAHLDTIVVKQKDKDLYAAIDIAVDRVSKVLRRHHDKISGHKATKLSEVEASAVEDKIANELEKLENEIVPVRLTSYKPIDIEEALNDLKASDAVFKVFYDKDDNLRVLYKTKEEGKFGLY
- the der gene encoding ribosome biogenesis GTPase Der: MKEPLKKIALIGQPNVGKSSLFNRIAKKRIAIVSDLAGTTRDIRKHEVEVLGRKALMLDTGGIDETNDAIFSNVKRKAIECAKEADIILFMVDGKRIPDDKDKELFYELQDLGKRLALVVNKIDNDKEKERLWSFYEFGIDDENLFGISVSHNRGTKKLFEWIAKDLPPSEEEIALALQTLKEEKKGQDDDDYFEDEEEFEEEYIEEIYEEDDEEQEEDCDDKINVAIIGRTNVGKSSILNALLGEERSVVSPIAGTTIDPVDEAFEYEGKTITFVDTAGLRRRGKIEGIEKYALMRTKEMLEKANLALVVLDASETLVDLDEKIAGLVDEYGLGTIIVLNKWDENMDTFKKFEETVRSKFKFLYYAPIIAVSAKTGRSIGRLKDKIIEIYNNYSQRIPTATLNKIVEEAVIRHALPSPNGNYLRIYYTTQFESKPPRIALIMNKPNLLHFSYKRYLINYLRDNINFEGTPIHILARKKGQREEDNEESFQG
- a CDS encoding RDD family protein; amino-acid sequence: MNTSNNTDLQLASMISRAMAFIIDDFLITFLVLIVFWDSVAASANDAAIVLAIMNQFLLPILFIKFIYQSFFVWYYGATIGKIIVKIRVIDYNNLGRVSLLSSMLRSIGRIFSEMFFYIGFLIGFFNDGRQTFHDKFGRTLVVNV
- a CDS encoding uroporphyrinogen-III synthase, with the protein product MKNIYLLSNLKFPNVENLEVFKINYLKKQIDFNRYDAIIFTSKNAVYSIDSFNKQWKNLPCYAIAKKTAQIIEKVGGKVDFVGNSGHGNEFAYELLSVLKNKKVLYLKASRTVSNLVEILKSNNIQIEDIAIYETVCNKELNTNLKDNSIFIFTSPSSIECFFKKYSWRSSFEAIVIGNTTAKFLPKEIKYKVSNSTAIEECIKLAKNL